One stretch of Arachis hypogaea cultivar Tifrunner chromosome 20, arahy.Tifrunner.gnm2.J5K5, whole genome shotgun sequence DNA includes these proteins:
- the LOC140183250 gene encoding uncharacterized protein, with the protein MAICKHFGYPDLFLTITCNPNWPEFQRFTERERISIADRPDISCRVFHAKLKCLLSDLKEGVFFGPLSAALYNVLTKYMIHGPCGRLRPSSPCMKDGKCSKFYPKRFVDQTSFDEDGYPIYRRRNMGVAVKINDVDIDNRFVVPYNPLLLMKYQAHINLEFCNKSNVIKYLFKYINKDPDRVTATVGETYHVSESSQVVDEIKQYYDCRYLSPSESMWRIFAYDIHHRWPSVQRLTFHLPNQQHVVFDDADITTHVYLRNKDLLTIFTGWMIANRRFLDGRSLTYVEYPGKFVYCSNSREWKPRQRGFSIGRLSFAHPSSGELFYMRMLLNVQ; encoded by the exons ATGGCAATCTGTAAACATTTTGGCTATCCAGATTTATTCCTTACTATTACGTGTAATCCAAATTGGCCTGAATTTCAGCGATTCACAGAGCGAGAGCGAATTTCCATCGCCGATCGTCCTGATATCTCTTGCCGTGTCTTTCATGCTAAGTTGAAATGCCTTCTAAGCGATCTCAAGGAAGGTGTGTTTTTTGGTCCACTTAGTGCAG CTCTTTATAATGTCCTCACCAAGTACATGATCCATGGTCCCTGCGGTCGACTTAGACCGAGTTCTCCTTGCATGAAAGATGGTAAATGCTCAAAATTTTATCCGAAAAGATTCGTTGACCAAACGAGCTTTGATGAAGATGGCTATCCGATATATAGACGTCGTAATATGGGTGTGGCAGTGAAGATCAACGACGTTGATATTGACAACAGATTTGTTGTGCCTTATAATCCACTGCTGCTAATGAAATATCAAGCTCACATAAATCTTGAGTTCTGTAACAAGTCAAACGTCATCAAGTATCTTTTTAAGTATATCAATAAGGATCCGGATCGGGTGACTGCAACTGTTGGAGAAACATATCATGTTAGTGAATCTTCTCAGGTGGTTGATGAGATCAAGCAGTATTACGATTGTCGTTATTTATCACCGTCTGAATCCATGTGGAGAATTTTTGCTTATGATATTCATCATAGATGGCCGTCAGTACAGAGGTTGACTTTTCACTTGCCGAACCAACAACATGTTGTATTCGATGATGCTGATATCACTACTCATGTTTATTTGCGCAACAAAGATTTGCTGACGATATTTACGGGTTGGATGATAGCCAACAGGCGGTTCCTGGATGGGCGGTCTTTAACATATGTTGAATATCCAGGCAAATTTGTCTATTGTTCGAACAGTAGGGAGTGGAAGCCGAGACAGAGGGGATTCTCAATTGGAAGATTGAGTTTTGCTCATCCTTCGTCTGGTGAACTTTTTTATATGCGGAT